From Alosa sapidissima isolate fAloSap1 chromosome 2, fAloSap1.pri, whole genome shotgun sequence, one genomic window encodes:
- the tnfaip6 gene encoding tumor necrosis factor-inducible gene 6 protein, with product MRSLILAVAVCLVLKEIEGWGYQNGILHNSIWLEQAAGVYHRESRKGRYQLTYKEAKAVCKYEGGTLATYEQLEAARQIGFHVCSAGWFDKGRVGYPIVKAGANCGFGKVGIIDYGYRLNKSERWDVYCYNPDAKECGGVHTDPQKVLNTPGYPEEYPDEQICYWHIRVRFGQRVRLHFLDFDIEDDMACLSDYLEIYDSYDDVSGFAGRFCGDELPEDFISTGNVMTLKFLSDSSVTAGGFQLEYIALDTDHFNATNSFT from the exons ATGCGCTCATTGATTCTGGCGGTAGCAGTCTGCTTAGTCCTGAAGGAAATTGAAGGCTGGGGATACCAGAATGGAATACTTCATAACTCCATATGGCTGG AACAAGCTGCAGGAGTGTACCACCGGGAATCTCGAAAGGGGAGATATCAGCTGACATACAAGGAGGCCAAGGCTGTGTGCAAGTACGAGGGGGGGACTCTGGCCACTTACGAACAGCTGGAGGCAGCTCGTCAAATAG ggttTCATGTGTGTTCTGCGGGCTGGTTTGACAAAGGACGAGTGGGCTACCCCATAGTCAAAGCTGGCGCCAACTGTGGTTTCGGAAAGGTCGGCATCATCGACTACGGCTACAGGCTGAACAAGAGCGAAAGGTGGGACGTCTACTGCTACAACCCTGATG CAAAGGAATGTGGAGGAGTCCACACAGACCCCCAGAAGGTGCTGAACACGCCCGGGTACCCTGAGGAGTACCCAGACGAGCAGATCTGCTACTGGCATATCCGTGTTCGTTTTGGTCAGAGGGTCCGTCTGCACTTCCTGGATTTTGACATTGAGGATGACATGGCCTGTCTCAGCGACTACCTCGAGATCTATGATAGCTATGATGATGTCTCCGGATTTGCTGGAAG GTTCTGTGGAGATGAGTTACCCGAGGACTTCATTAGTACAG GAAATGTCATGACACTGAAGTTCCTGTCGGACTCCTCCGTAACAGCAGGGGGCTTCCAGCTTGAGTACATCGCTCTGGACACTGACCACTTCAATGCAACCAACTCTTTCACTTGA